TGATTGTTTCGGTTTTACTGATGGTAGTTCCTCTTGTTGCAACTTCGTTCCTAACTGTATATTTTGTACAGCACGAAGACTATTTCCTTGCATTTAGTACCATAGGTTGGGTTTCTTTTACACTGCTTGGTATTTTTACTCAAGCCTTAGCAATTACTCCGCCTACCTTTTGTGGGCTTGTTTTAGGTTTTTTTTGGGGATGGAAAACGCTTCCTCTACTGTTTGTAATAAATTTACTATCCATCCTCCTGATCTATTTTCTAGTTAAAAGAATTGACTCCAATAGATTTTCAAATTTCATAAATAGCAACCCAAAAGCGAGCAAACTTTTGAAAAGTATTAGAACTGATGAATTAAAGATAATTACGCTTACTAAACTTTCACCAGTACTTCCTTTTACACTAACCAATTTCATTTTTGCACTATCTGGAGCCAAGCTAAAAAACATACTTCTCGGTGGTTTTTTAGGTATGATTCCAAGAACTGTTGTCGCCGTTTGGTCTGGGACAAAAGCAAAGGAAATAAAACAACTCCTCGAAAACCCAAATGAAGGGGCTTTTCAGCAAATACTCCTGATTGGACTTATTCTTTTATCAGCCATTGGCTTATTTGTGGTCATCAACAAAGCAATCGCTAGAGTTTCTTGACTTTTTAAAACAGCGTTAATTTTGGGGTGCTTTTCGCGGTGATGTTAAGAGAATTTTTTTTGCTGAAATTAGGACTTCAGCTTCTCCAATATTGTACTTAGCGTAATCGCTTCTTCTTCACTTATTTTGTCGGTAATGCCATCGAAAGATGCCATTTGAGCATCGAGTTTTTCAAGTAGCTTTAGTCCATTTTCTGTGATCCATAGGTGAACTCTTCTGGCATCATGATCACAAGGTTTTTTGTCTATCAAGCCTTTCTTGATGAGCCTATCTACTAAGCGAGAGGTGTCACTCATTTTGTCCAAAAGTCGCTCTCGCAAATCCTGAGTACTAAAACTCCCATCTACTGGATTAGTGATTTGGCCTCTTAATATTCGAAGTGCATTGAACTGTTGCTGAGTAATGTCGTGCTCTTCCAGAACAGTATTCATTTCCATGCGGAGCCAGTTACTCACATTCATGAGATTGACCCTAAAACGATGAAATTCATTCTGAAAAGGCATTTTTCTGTGCAACTCTTTAATTATGGATTTAAAATTACTCATTTTTTATTGTCTTATATTAAACCTTTAAGAATGTACACTCAAAAAGC
This portion of the Spirosomataceae bacterium TFI 002 genome encodes:
- a CDS encoding Uncharacterized membrane protein YdjX, TVP38/TMEM64 family, SNARE-associated domain; the protein is MQNKIKKLLSGPLIVSVLLMVVPLVATSFLTVYFVQHEDYFLAFSTIGWVSFTLLGIFTQALAITPPTFCGLVLGFFWGWKTLPLLFVINLLSILLIYFLVKRIDSNRFSNFINSNPKASKLLKSIRTDELKIITLTKLSPVLPFTLTNFIFALSGAKLKNILLGGFLGMIPRTVVAVWSGTKAKEIKQLLENPNEGAFQQILLIGLILLSAIGLFVVINKAIARVS
- a CDS encoding DNA-binding transcriptional regulator, MarR family; the protein is MSNFKSIIKELHRKMPFQNEFHRFRVNLMNVSNWLRMEMNTVLEEHDITQQQFNALRILRGQITNPVDGSFSTQDLRERLLDKMSDTSRLVDRLIKKGLIDKKPCDHDARRVHLWITENGLKLLEKLDAQMASFDGITDKISEEEAITLSTILEKLKS